A window of Haliscomenobacter hydrossis DSM 1100 contains these coding sequences:
- a CDS encoding FGGY-family carbohydrate kinase → MKTTAFAIFDVGKTNKKLLLFDEEFHPIEAHSQAFPESVDDDGFPCDNLQQLNDWLLGHWDNLRQRSDLLLKGVNFSGYGASFVHLDAQGQTILPLYNYLKPLSPALLNAFYAEIAAQDGQSPEAFAAATCSPSMGMLNSGLQLYWLAKTQPEVFASIKTSLHLPQYLSYLISGEKFSDYTSIGCHTALWDFQTGAYHPWVKRWGLEEKLAPITKDSIATVLDGIMVGVGLHDSSAALLPYLLKEKEPFLLLSTGTWCINLNPFNDAHLSTDALRCDCLAFLTPKGNPVKASRIFFGREHDHQVERIAKHYGVSADFYQKISGGEEVSIQAGFVPAGMQGTGPVPGIQNETWDFSVCPDAISAYHSLMRGLMNLLKQSIQLVDNGVPTLFVDGGFAKNPLFMNMLAADFPAKKIEALEFHQATALGALMHLKNGQAYPQSKPLFT, encoded by the coding sequence ATGAAAACAACGGCTTTTGCGATTTTTGATGTAGGAAAAACCAATAAAAAACTGCTGCTCTTCGATGAGGAATTTCACCCCATCGAAGCGCACAGCCAGGCTTTTCCAGAATCGGTAGACGATGATGGTTTTCCTTGCGACAACCTGCAGCAACTCAACGACTGGCTGCTCGGTCATTGGGACAACCTGCGCCAACGCTCCGATTTGTTGCTCAAGGGGGTCAACTTCAGCGGCTATGGCGCAAGTTTTGTGCATCTGGATGCCCAAGGGCAAACCATACTTCCCCTCTACAACTACCTCAAACCACTTTCGCCAGCGTTGCTGAACGCTTTTTATGCCGAGATCGCTGCTCAGGACGGCCAGTCACCCGAGGCTTTTGCCGCTGCTACTTGTTCACCCTCTATGGGTATGCTCAACTCGGGTTTGCAGTTGTATTGGTTAGCCAAAACCCAACCCGAAGTGTTTGCCAGCATCAAAACCAGCCTACACTTGCCGCAGTACCTTTCGTACTTGATATCGGGTGAAAAATTCAGCGATTATACTTCCATTGGTTGCCATACCGCCTTGTGGGATTTTCAGACCGGAGCTTACCATCCCTGGGTCAAACGTTGGGGATTGGAGGAAAAACTTGCCCCGATCACCAAAGACTCCATTGCTACTGTTCTGGACGGCATCATGGTGGGGGTAGGTTTACACGATAGCTCGGCGGCATTATTGCCTTATTTGCTCAAGGAAAAAGAGCCGTTTTTGTTGCTGTCGACCGGTACCTGGTGCATCAACCTCAACCCATTCAACGATGCACACTTGAGTACCGATGCCCTGCGTTGCGATTGTTTGGCCTTCCTCACGCCCAAGGGCAATCCGGTAAAAGCCTCGCGCATCTTTTTTGGCCGTGAACACGATCACCAGGTCGAGCGCATCGCCAAACATTATGGAGTCAGCGCTGATTTTTACCAAAAAATCAGCGGGGGGGAAGAAGTGAGCATCCAAGCGGGATTTGTCCCGGCCGGTATGCAAGGCACAGGCCCAGTTCCCGGCATTCAGAATGAAACCTGGGATTTCAGCGTTTGCCCCGACGCAATCAGTGCCTACCACAGCCTGATGCGCGGTTTGATGAACTTATTGAAACAATCCATTCAATTGGTGGACAATGGAGTTCCCACACTCTTTGTCGATGGTGGTTTTGCCAAAAATCCCCTCTTCATGAACATGCTGGCTGCCGATTTTCCCGCTAAAAAAATTGAAGCATTGGAGTTCCATCAGGCTACTGCCTTGGGGGCACTGATGCATTTGAAGAACGGGCAGGCTTATCCACAGTCGAAGCCGCTGTTTACTTAG
- a CDS encoding TIM barrel protein — MIAHEQIQYHNQAQAPEHETRLQFIEGVLERKGFNPRQIIEQIRAFQIAIPSWALGTGGTRFGRFSIGGEPRSLEEKIEDVGLIHQLNRSANSISLHIPWDIPKDVPALKQLLTQHGLTIDSVNSNTFQDQKDQIHSYKYGSLCHTENAVRQQAIEHNIQCVEHGKQLDAKVLTVWLADGSNFPGQHHLRKAYQRTAESLADIYSAMPPDWTMLIEYKPYEPNFYSMIIPDWGTSYALCQYVGKNAQVLVDLGHHLPNTNIEQIVGRLMHFGRLGGFHFNGSMYGDDDLTTGSIKPFQLFLIFNELVDGMNDPAVKNPDIAWMIDASHNTKDPIEDLLQSVNGILAAYARALLVDRAALSQAQEENDVVQAEELLRDAFLTDVRPLVAEAMRLDGGAIDPLAAYRAAHIRASLIEKRGKFSTATGL; from the coding sequence ATGATCGCACACGAGCAAATCCAATACCATAACCAGGCACAAGCCCCTGAACACGAAACCCGTTTGCAGTTCATTGAGGGTGTCCTAGAACGCAAAGGTTTTAATCCCCGACAAATCATTGAACAAATCCGCGCTTTTCAAATCGCCATCCCCAGTTGGGCACTCGGTACAGGGGGCACCCGTTTTGGGCGTTTCAGCATCGGGGGCGAACCCCGCAGTTTGGAAGAAAAAATCGAAGATGTGGGCCTGATCCACCAGCTCAACCGCTCAGCCAATTCCATTTCGCTGCACATTCCCTGGGACATTCCCAAAGACGTACCCGCACTCAAACAACTGCTGACCCAACACGGGCTGACCATCGACTCGGTCAACTCCAATACCTTCCAGGACCAAAAAGACCAGATCCACAGCTACAAATATGGCTCACTCTGCCACACCGAAAACGCCGTGCGCCAACAAGCCATTGAGCACAACATCCAGTGTGTAGAACACGGTAAACAACTGGATGCCAAAGTATTGACCGTTTGGCTCGCCGATGGCTCCAACTTTCCGGGGCAACACCACTTGCGCAAAGCCTATCAACGCACTGCGGAGTCACTGGCGGACATCTACAGCGCCATGCCCCCGGACTGGACCATGCTCATCGAATACAAGCCCTACGAGCCCAATTTTTACTCCATGATCATCCCGGATTGGGGGACTTCGTATGCCTTGTGTCAGTATGTGGGCAAAAACGCACAGGTATTGGTCGATCTGGGCCACCACTTGCCCAACACCAACATCGAGCAAATTGTAGGCCGCCTGATGCATTTCGGCCGTTTGGGGGGCTTTCACTTCAATGGCTCCATGTACGGCGACGACGACCTGACCACGGGCAGCATCAAACCCTTCCAATTGTTCCTGATTTTCAATGAACTGGTGGATGGCATGAATGACCCTGCGGTTAAAAACCCCGACATTGCCTGGATGATCGACGCCAGCCACAATACCAAAGATCCCATTGAAGATTTGTTGCAATCGGTAAACGGGATTCTGGCGGCTTATGCTCGGGCACTGCTGGTTGACCGCGCTGCCCTCAGCCAGGCACAGGAAGAAAACGATGTGGTACAGGCTGAAGAGTTGTTGCGCGATGCTTTTTTGACCGACGTACGGCCCCTGGTAGCCGAAGCGATGCGGCTGGACGGCGGTGCCATCGATCCCCTTGCTGCCTACCGTGCAGCACATATACGGGCCAGTTTGATTGAAAAAAGAGGTAAATTCAGTACCGCAACGGGATTATGA
- a CDS encoding cation:proton antiporter: protein MQTPVIIIIIGLFIFWGHYLSGVFERRSIPDVLGLMLIGMLLGPVFHLVEPGSFGSFGSLFSNLVLIFILFESGTDLKISEVQSSFKESAGITTLGFLVTWATISIMCLFIFKLPFLSCLFIGSTLGGTSSAVVVGLVKKIAVRPKTATTLIMESAETDVFTLAIPLSILGLMITGNMDPSIVVAQFIASLVVALLIGIGGAFLWSFILNKTPNLKTTKFSTPAFLFILYGLTEYLNFSGPITALSFGIAIGNLQYFEPKILERIIPNQSIVLPQGEKDFFSELVFLLRTFFFVFIGISVQINRLDWLMWGAIITLTVFAARIIAVILIVARDTPLLDKAVMSIMVPKGLGAAVIATLPLQRAHPDGVIIQSVCFAVILFSTLYCVGLFFLTKTGISLPVYRLVFGRDKLTVQEEALEQRGTEI, encoded by the coding sequence ATGCAGACACCTGTCATCATCATCATCATCGGGCTTTTTATTTTCTGGGGACACTACCTCAGTGGGGTGTTTGAACGCAGAAGTATTCCCGATGTATTGGGTTTGATGTTGATTGGGATGTTGTTGGGGCCAGTTTTTCACCTGGTAGAACCGGGGTCATTTGGGAGTTTTGGCTCTTTGTTCAGCAACCTCGTGCTCATTTTTATTCTATTTGAAAGTGGGACAGATCTGAAAATATCGGAGGTACAGTCTTCTTTTAAAGAATCAGCGGGGATAACTACCCTCGGCTTTTTGGTCACCTGGGCAACGATTTCCATCATGTGCCTGTTCATTTTTAAGTTGCCCTTTTTGAGTTGCCTGTTCATCGGGTCCACTTTGGGTGGTACTTCCTCGGCGGTGGTGGTCGGCTTGGTGAAAAAAATTGCAGTCCGACCTAAGACGGCGACTACGCTGATCATGGAATCTGCCGAAACGGATGTTTTTACGTTGGCGATTCCTCTTAGCATCTTAGGCTTGATGATTACGGGAAACATGGACCCCAGCATCGTAGTCGCTCAATTCATTGCGTCGTTGGTAGTGGCCTTACTCATTGGCATTGGCGGCGCTTTTTTGTGGTCATTCATTCTCAATAAAACGCCCAACCTCAAAACTACCAAGTTTTCTACACCTGCCTTCCTGTTTATCCTGTATGGACTTACCGAATATTTGAATTTCAGCGGCCCGATCACTGCCTTGTCTTTTGGCATTGCCATTGGCAACCTTCAGTATTTTGAACCCAAAATACTGGAAAGAATCATTCCCAATCAAAGCATTGTCTTACCTCAGGGGGAGAAAGATTTTTTCAGTGAACTGGTTTTTTTACTGCGGACTTTCTTTTTTGTGTTCATTGGCATCAGCGTACAGATCAACCGCCTGGATTGGCTAATGTGGGGCGCAATCATTACCCTGACAGTTTTTGCCGCGAGAATCATTGCAGTAATACTCATTGTGGCCAGAGACACCCCCTTGCTCGATAAGGCCGTGATGTCCATTATGGTGCCAAAGGGATTAGGTGCCGCTGTAATTGCTACTCTACCTTTGCAGCGTGCCCACCCGGATGGGGTCATTATTCAATCGGTCTGTTTTGCGGTTATTCTTTTTAGTACGTTGTATTGTGTAGGACTGTTTTTTTTGACCAAAACCGGGATCAGTTTGCCGGTTTACCGCCTGGTGTTTGGGCGGGATAAATTAACAGTTCAAGAGGAGGCTTTGGAGCAACGTGGAACCGAAATATAA
- a CDS encoding DUF1801 domain-containing protein: protein MNHPRHIHPDFLQLLEFKNQPLIDLFKDLRAFILDIYPDSNELLYHTHALTAVFSISEKLSDAFCMLPIYTNHVNLGFNKGTLLADPHQLLTGTGNLIRHIPVANPSDYRNSQVKDLIQAAINFAIADMDKPTKSVGKTISKIKKNL, encoded by the coding sequence ATGAATCACCCCCGCCACATCCACCCCGACTTCCTCCAACTCCTGGAATTTAAAAACCAACCCTTAATCGACCTTTTTAAAGACCTGAGGGCATTCATACTCGACATATATCCCGACAGCAACGAATTGCTGTACCATACCCATGCCTTGACCGCTGTTTTTTCCATTTCCGAAAAACTGTCGGATGCATTTTGTATGTTGCCCATCTACACCAACCACGTAAACCTGGGGTTCAACAAAGGAACTTTGCTTGCTGACCCGCACCAACTATTGACCGGAACCGGAAATTTGATCAGACACATCCCTGTTGCAAATCCAAGCGATTATCGAAACAGCCAGGTAAAAGACTTGATTCAAGCGGCCATCAACTTCGCCATTGCAGACATGGATAAACCCACTAAATCTGTGGGTAAAACGATTTCAAAAATCAAAAAGAACTTATGA
- a CDS encoding putative toxin-antitoxin system toxin component, PIN family, with protein sequence MKKVVLDTNVLLVSISNRSKLHWVFKGLLDGQYVLCVTTDILAEYAEIIDQHMGVLVSESVLGTIENLPNVEWITTYYKFHLLKDEDDNKFVDCAIAANASFIVSHDKDFRLLKPNEFPFIRVVDTTIFELEMNA encoded by the coding sequence TTGAAAAAGGTTGTTTTAGATACCAACGTATTGCTGGTTTCCATCTCAAATCGCTCTAAACTTCATTGGGTTTTCAAAGGGCTACTTGACGGGCAGTACGTTCTTTGCGTGACTACTGATATTCTTGCCGAATATGCAGAAATCATTGATCAGCACATGGGTGTTTTGGTTAGCGAAAGTGTTCTCGGAACGATTGAAAATTTGCCAAACGTCGAATGGATTACCACCTATTACAAGTTTCATCTACTTAAGGATGAGGATGATAATAAGTTCGTCGATTGCGCGATTGCGGCTAATGCTAGTTTTATTGTAAGCCATGACAAGGATTTCAGATTATTAAAGCCTAATGAATTCCCCTTTATTCGAGTGGTTGATACTACTATTTTTGAACTTGAAATGAACGCTTAA
- a CDS encoding LytR/AlgR family response regulator transcription factor — protein MKFKCYIVDDEPLALNVIEQHLAKFKQFEVCGKSTEPLEALSQIKILQPDLIFLDIQMPEITGLELIESIQNKPAIIITTAYREYAVEGFELNVLDYLVKPIPFKRFIKAIDKFLEQKLAHTPIPVVAPVLPVHDHAFLLVKAERKTIKVAIDDILYVEGVKDYVKIVLKDQKIMTKTSIGNFFNELPAERFVRIHKSFVVAIDKIEAYTAHDVEIQKMELPIGRMYKEAFLKVMEGR, from the coding sequence ATGAAGTTCAAATGTTACATCGTGGACGACGAACCCCTGGCTTTGAACGTGATTGAGCAACACCTGGCCAAGTTTAAGCAGTTTGAGGTTTGTGGCAAATCCACCGAGCCGCTTGAAGCATTGAGTCAAATCAAAATCCTCCAACCCGATTTGATCTTCCTCGACATTCAAATGCCCGAAATCACCGGGCTGGAACTCATCGAATCCATCCAAAACAAACCCGCCATCATCATCACTACGGCCTATCGGGAATACGCCGTGGAAGGTTTTGAATTGAATGTGCTCGATTATCTGGTCAAACCGATTCCGTTCAAACGGTTCATCAAGGCGATTGACAAGTTTTTGGAGCAAAAATTGGCCCATACGCCGATACCGGTAGTTGCTCCAGTTCTGCCTGTGCATGACCATGCTTTTTTACTGGTCAAAGCCGAGCGCAAAACCATCAAAGTGGCCATCGACGATATCCTGTACGTGGAGGGCGTGAAGGACTACGTCAAAATTGTGCTCAAGGATCAAAAAATCATGACCAAAACTTCGATCGGGAATTTTTTCAATGAATTGCCCGCCGAACGTTTTGTGCGCATCCACAAGTCTTTTGTGGTGGCCATTGACAAAATCGAGGCGTATACTGCGCATGATGTGGAGATTCAAAAAATGGAGTTGCCGATTGGGCGGATGTATAAGGAGGCGTTTTTAAAGGTGATGGAGGGGCGGTGA
- a CDS encoding sensor histidine kinase, producing MRATLLPLPILMIATYFIAWFIVPRYLVPQKWFWFLLWCVVVAMVVFYFRIKWQEVVNYLRSEQYYPVPVHKMLKNIIRDYSIIALAVCIYIIGDYRRKQKLNEELIKARAEAEIKLLKGQLHPHFLFNSLNNIYSLALSKSDLTADSILKLTELLDYLVYRASLDTVPLAKEVQLLENYLGLEQLRYGEKLHISSDIVVQNDAINVTPLILLPFAENCFKHGGVAQDGVFHVDIYLHSDHQQLLFKMSNSKKKGKAPQNGSGGLGLQNIQKRLNLLYPGRHQLLISNTEEQYQVELSIRLYEQNVARP from the coding sequence TTGCGCGCCACCCTATTGCCGCTACCCATTTTGATGATTGCCACCTATTTTATCGCTTGGTTTATTGTGCCGCGGTATTTGGTGCCCCAAAAGTGGTTTTGGTTCCTGCTATGGTGTGTAGTTGTGGCGATGGTTGTATTTTATTTCCGCATCAAGTGGCAGGAAGTGGTCAATTATCTGCGCTCGGAGCAGTATTATCCCGTACCAGTGCATAAGATGCTCAAAAACATCATTCGCGACTACTCCATCATCGCCCTGGCGGTGTGCATTTACATCATTGGCGATTACCGGCGCAAACAAAAGCTGAATGAAGAACTAATCAAAGCCCGAGCGGAAGCCGAAATCAAATTGCTCAAAGGGCAGTTGCATCCCCATTTTTTGTTCAATTCGCTCAACAACATTTACAGCCTGGCCCTGTCCAAATCCGACCTGACCGCCGACAGCATCTTAAAGCTCACCGAGTTGTTGGATTATTTGGTGTACCGCGCCAGTCTGGATACCGTGCCACTGGCCAAAGAGGTACAACTGCTGGAAAATTACCTCGGCTTGGAGCAATTGCGTTATGGTGAAAAACTGCACATCAGCTCCGATATCGTAGTGCAAAACGATGCCATCAATGTAACCCCACTCATCCTGCTACCTTTTGCGGAAAACTGCTTCAAACACGGAGGTGTGGCTCAGGACGGCGTTTTTCATGTAGACATTTACCTGCACTCTGACCACCAGCAATTGCTGTTCAAGATGAGCAACAGCAAAAAAAAGGGTAAAGCTCCACAAAATGGCAGCGGCGGACTGGGCCTCCAAAACATCCAAAAAAGGCTTAACTTGCTGTATCCCGGACGGCATCAACTGCTGATCAGCAATACCGAGGAACAGTATCAAGTGGAATTGAGCATTAGACTTTATGAACAAAACGTCGCTCGGCCATAA
- a CDS encoding ABC1 kinase family protein encodes MKNLSGARRFRKAYRTAAQVMLSYAFLLLGKRIFGQRYSDLRIEKLHVRNAERVKRAILELDGLFIKIGQMLSILSNFLPETFQKPLEELQDKIPARPYAQVRERIVSELGKAPEDLFARFDEVPLAAASIGQAHRAQLKDGTEVVVKVQHMGIEAIARIDLEIIRRLIQVSAWFYNIKGMDYVYTQVKLMIEEELDFVNEAAAMEKIRVNLQAEAGLEIPLIHPAYSATRVMTSTWHDGVKISNLEQIDAWKLDRRALASTLLRAYSKMVLKDGFYHADPHPGNILVQANGTLVLLDFGATGQLSPALKEGIPKLIESAVKNDTQGIVEAVRLMGFLAEGREAEQMAEKMISAMRNFLQHEVKLEGLNFKDIEVNPFNNSMVSLIQEIGISGITGTVLVPKDWVLLNRALTLLLGLCNTLDPTLNPLEVVRPYAQELVQNQQGGWLGFVRNLVQGTLVNLLALPDDLLKTLQKANKGQLEVRTPDIRDGARLLYLAARQWLMALLALAAVVLAQWFLRIGEPRSAQYAYGAAAVFGWLFVRAWRRGGRIFKDMG; translated from the coding sequence ATGAAAAATCTGTCTGGCGCTCGCCGTTTCCGCAAAGCCTACCGCACCGCCGCCCAGGTCATGCTCAGCTACGCTTTTTTGTTGTTGGGCAAACGCATCTTTGGGCAGCGCTATTCCGATCTGCGCATCGAGAAGCTGCACGTGCGCAACGCTGAGCGGGTCAAACGCGCCATTTTGGAGCTGGACGGTCTGTTCATCAAGATCGGACAGATGTTGTCGATCCTCAGTAATTTTTTGCCAGAAACCTTTCAAAAACCCCTGGAGGAATTACAGGATAAAATCCCGGCACGCCCCTATGCGCAGGTGCGCGAACGCATTGTGAGCGAATTGGGTAAGGCCCCGGAGGATTTGTTTGCACGCTTTGATGAAGTACCTCTGGCTGCCGCCTCCATCGGGCAGGCGCACCGCGCCCAGCTCAAAGACGGCACCGAAGTGGTGGTTAAGGTGCAACACATGGGCATCGAGGCCATCGCCCGCATCGACCTGGAAATCATCCGCCGTTTGATCCAGGTCAGCGCCTGGTTTTACAACATCAAGGGCATGGACTATGTGTACACCCAGGTCAAATTGATGATTGAAGAAGAGTTGGATTTTGTGAATGAGGCGGCGGCGATGGAAAAAATCCGGGTCAACTTGCAAGCCGAAGCGGGTTTGGAAATCCCCCTGATCCACCCCGCCTACTCGGCTACCCGCGTGATGACCAGCACCTGGCACGATGGGGTCAAAATATCGAACCTGGAACAAATTGACGCCTGGAAACTGGATCGCCGGGCGCTGGCCAGCACTTTGTTGCGGGCGTACAGCAAGATGGTGCTCAAGGACGGTTTTTACCACGCCGATCCCCATCCCGGCAATATCCTGGTGCAAGCCAACGGCACCTTGGTGCTGCTCGATTTTGGGGCCACCGGGCAACTCAGCCCCGCGCTCAAAGAGGGTATTCCCAAATTGATCGAATCGGCGGTCAAAAACGATACGCAGGGCATCGTCGAAGCGGTACGCCTGATGGGTTTTTTGGCCGAAGGCCGCGAAGCCGAACAAATGGCCGAAAAGATGATCAGCGCCATGCGCAACTTCCTGCAACACGAAGTCAAACTGGAAGGGCTGAATTTTAAAGACATCGAAGTCAATCCTTTCAACAACAGCATGGTGTCCCTGATCCAGGAAATTGGCATCAGCGGCATTACGGGCACGGTGTTGGTGCCGAAGGATTGGGTCCTACTCAATCGGGCGCTGACGCTCTTGCTGGGTTTGTGCAACACCCTCGATCCCACGCTCAATCCCTTGGAGGTAGTACGGCCTTACGCGCAGGAGTTGGTGCAAAACCAGCAGGGCGGCTGGTTGGGTTTTGTACGCAATCTGGTACAAGGCACCTTGGTGAATCTACTCGCCCTCCCCGATGACTTGCTCAAAACCCTGCAAAAAGCCAATAAAGGCCAACTGGAAGTGCGCACACCGGATATCCGGGATGGAGCAAGGTTGTTGTATTTGGCGGCTCGGCAGTGGTTGATGGCGCTGCTGGCCTTGGCAGCGGTGGTCTTGGCGCAATGGTTTTTGCGGATTGGGGAGCCGCGATCAGCGCAGTATGCCTATGGCGCAGCGGCGGTATTCGGGTGGTTGTTTGTACGGGCCTGGCGACGTGGGGGGCGGATTTTTAAGGATATGGGATAA